The following are from one region of the Rhodoligotrophos defluvii genome:
- the rlmB gene encoding 23S rRNA (guanosine(2251)-2'-O)-methyltransferase RlmB, translating into MSRFRRQGSPSERAAARGQDTRPQELIYGRHAVEAALKNPRRRLAKLWASQNALQRLPAALPEGLAVEVVPPQALDRITGPDAVHQGLVLEALPLAPLPLEDIPAEGVILVLDQVTDPHNVGAVIRLAAAFGAHALVTTERHGPGMTAALAKAASGGLEHVAIVRETNLARALDALKRKGFTAIGLDSEAEGDLESAPLRPPLALVLGAEGKGLRRLTRERCDLLAKIPLPGRIISLNVSTAAAIALYIVSRSARAKAPGGSDCDLTLQGCLRD; encoded by the coding sequence GTGAGCCGCTTTCGCCGCCAGGGAAGCCCCTCAGAGAGAGCGGCCGCCCGCGGGCAGGACACGCGGCCGCAGGAGCTCATCTACGGGCGCCATGCGGTCGAGGCGGCACTCAAGAATCCGCGGCGGCGATTGGCGAAGCTCTGGGCAAGCCAGAACGCTCTGCAGCGTCTACCGGCCGCTCTCCCGGAGGGGCTCGCGGTAGAGGTCGTTCCTCCGCAGGCTCTCGACCGGATCACCGGCCCGGACGCGGTGCATCAGGGCCTGGTGCTCGAAGCCTTGCCCCTCGCGCCGCTGCCGCTGGAAGATATCCCGGCCGAGGGAGTGATTCTGGTGCTGGACCAGGTTACCGATCCACACAATGTCGGGGCGGTGATCCGCCTGGCTGCCGCGTTCGGTGCGCATGCGCTGGTCACCACCGAGCGGCATGGTCCCGGCATGACCGCGGCACTGGCCAAAGCCGCAAGCGGCGGCCTGGAGCACGTGGCAATCGTCAGGGAAACCAATCTGGCACGCGCCCTCGATGCGCTGAAGCGCAAGGGCTTCACGGCGATCGGCCTCGACAGCGAAGCGGAAGGCGATCTCGAATCGGCGCCCCTGCGGCCGCCGCTGGCGCTGGTGCTGGGCGCCGAGGGCAAAGGGCTGCGCCGGCTCACCCGCGAACGCTGCGATCTTCTGGCGAAAATCCCCCTGCCCGGCCGGATCATCAGCCTCAACGTCTCGACCGCAGCAGCGATCGCGCTCTATATCGTCAGCCGCTCCGCTCGAGCCAAGGCTCCGGGCGGGAGCGATTGCGACTTGACACTGCAGGGTTGCTTACGAGATTGA
- the rpsJ gene encoding 30S ribosomal protein S10: protein MQRQNIRIRLKAFDHRILDASTREIVNTAKRTGAQVHGPVPLPTRIERFTVNRSPHIDKKSREQFEIRTHKRLLDIVDPTPQTVDALMKLDLAAGVDVEIKL from the coding sequence ATGCAGAGACAAAATATCCGCATCCGGCTCAAGGCGTTCGACCATCGCATCCTCGATGCGTCGACCCGGGAGATCGTGAACACCGCGAAGCGCACGGGCGCCCAGGTGCACGGCCCGGTTCCGCTGCCGACCCGGATCGAGCGGTTCACCGTCAACCGGTCGCCGCATATCGATAAGAAGAGCCGCGAGCAGTTCGAGATTCGCACTCACAAACGGCTTCTCGACATTGTCGACCCCACCCCGCAGACCGTCGATGCTCTGATGAAGCTCGACCTGGCGGCCGGTGTGGATGTCGAGATCAAGCTGTAA
- the tuf gene encoding elongation factor Tu, with amino-acid sequence MAKQKFDRTKPHVNIGTIGHVDHGKTSLTAAITKVLAETGGATFTAYDQIDKAPEEKARGITISTSHVEYETGKRHYAHVDCPGHADYVKNMITGAAQMDGAILVVSAADGPMPQTREHILLARQVGVPALVVYLNKVDQVDDPELLELVEMEVRELLSKYDFPGDEIPVISGSALAALEDRDADGIGRASVLKLMEAVDSYIPTPERPKDQPFLMPIEDVFSISGRGTVVTGRIERGVVKVGEEVEIVGIRDTRKTTVTGVEMFRKLLDQGEAGDNIGALLRGIDRDMVERGQVLCKPGSVKPHKKFTAEAYILTKEEGGRHTPFFTNYRPQFYFRTTDVTGVVTLPEGVEMVMPGDNVSMSVELITPIAMEEKLRFAIREGGRTVGAGVVSSIEE; translated from the coding sequence ATGGCCAAGCAGAAGTTTGATCGTACGAAGCCCCATGTGAACATTGGGACGATTGGTCATGTTGATCATGGGAAGACGTCGTTGACGGCGGCGATCACGAAGGTTCTGGCCGAGACGGGTGGTGCGACGTTCACGGCCTATGACCAGATTGACAAGGCGCCGGAGGAGAAGGCGCGGGGGATCACGATTTCGACGAGCCACGTGGAATATGAGACGGGCAAGCGGCACTATGCGCATGTGGATTGCCCTGGTCACGCGGACTACGTGAAGAACATGATCACGGGTGCGGCGCAGATGGATGGAGCGATTCTGGTTGTGTCTGCGGCGGATGGTCCGATGCCGCAGACGCGCGAGCACATTCTTCTGGCGCGGCAGGTTGGTGTTCCGGCGCTGGTTGTTTACCTGAACAAGGTTGACCAGGTTGATGATCCCGAGCTTCTGGAACTGGTTGAGATGGAGGTTCGGGAGCTTCTGTCGAAATACGACTTTCCCGGGGACGAGATACCGGTGATTTCGGGCTCGGCGCTTGCGGCGCTGGAGGACCGGGATGCGGATGGGATTGGCCGGGCGTCGGTTCTGAAGCTGATGGAGGCGGTGGATTCGTACATTCCGACGCCTGAGCGTCCGAAGGACCAGCCGTTCCTGATGCCGATCGAGGACGTGTTCTCGATTTCGGGGCGCGGGACGGTTGTGACGGGCCGGATCGAGCGCGGTGTCGTGAAGGTCGGCGAGGAAGTGGAGATTGTCGGGATCCGCGACACGCGCAAGACGACGGTGACGGGCGTCGAGATGTTCCGCAAGCTGCTCGATCAGGGCGAGGCGGGCGACAATATCGGTGCGCTGCTGCGCGGCATCGACCGGGACATGGTGGAGCGGGGCCAGGTTTTGTGCAAGCCCGGCTCGGTGAAGCCGCACAAGAAGTTCACGGCGGAAGCCTACATCCTGACGAAGGAGGAGGGTGGACGTCACACGCCGTTCTTCACCAACTACCGTCCGCAGTTCTACTTCCGGACGACGGACGTGACGGGTGTTGTGACGCTGCCGGAAGGCGTCGAGATGGTGATGCCGGGCGACAACGTGTCGATGAGCGTTGAGCTGATCACGCCGATCGCCATGGAGGAGAAGCTGCGCTTCGCCATCCGGGAAGGCGGCCGCACCGTCGGCGCCGGCGTCGTCTCCTCCATCGAAGAGTAA